A window of Chitinophaga sp. MM2321 contains these coding sequences:
- a CDS encoding cation diffusion facilitator family transporter produces MTKNHASIYSALVADVLIAIVKFIAGARTNSSSMISEGIHSLVDTINQILLLYGLKRSARPPDKYRPFGYGKELYFWSFIVSILIFGLGGGLSIYQGIIHIQKVEPLIDPMLNYIVLGFSFIFDGGSFVIAIREFNKTRGSTGFWKAVINSKDPSSFLVLFEDGAAVLGLITVFVLMLINHAFNMPFLDGVASILVGLLLVFASLILARESRSLLMGEGIAPETQRKIKELTERDPAVIKVGNILSTYESPDEIVLMLMVYFKADLDTEGITDAIERVRKAIKQEYTLVGFVIIQPQAMPLMEKK; encoded by the coding sequence ATGACCAAAAATCATGCATCTATTTACAGCGCCCTGGTTGCAGACGTACTGATAGCAATTGTAAAATTTATTGCCGGTGCGCGCACTAATAGCTCATCAATGATTTCCGAAGGTATCCACTCTTTGGTGGATACTATCAACCAGATTTTGCTTTTATATGGTTTAAAGAGAAGTGCCAGACCGCCGGATAAGTATAGACCTTTTGGCTATGGTAAAGAATTGTATTTCTGGTCGTTCATTGTTTCCATACTTATTTTTGGATTGGGCGGTGGGCTATCAATTTACCAGGGCATTATACATATCCAAAAAGTGGAGCCTTTGATAGATCCCATGCTGAATTACATTGTCCTTGGCTTTTCTTTTATTTTTGATGGGGGCTCGTTCGTTATTGCTATCAGGGAATTTAATAAGACAAGGGGCAGCACAGGTTTTTGGAAAGCGGTCATTAATAGTAAAGACCCTTCAAGTTTTTTGGTATTGTTTGAAGACGGAGCAGCAGTACTTGGATTGATCACTGTTTTCGTTTTAATGCTGATTAACCATGCTTTTAATATGCCTTTTCTGGATGGCGTGGCTTCCATTTTAGTTGGATTACTGTTGGTTTTTGCTTCATTGATACTGGCGCGTGAAAGCCGCAGCTTACTGATGGGTGAAGGCATAGCACCCGAAACGCAACGAAAAATAAAGGAACTGACCGAGAGGGATCCGGCAGTAATTAAGGTAGGCAATATACTATCAACTTATGAGTCGCCTGATGAAATTGTACTCATGCTTATGGTTTATTTTAAAGCAGATCTCGATACTGAAGGAATTACTGATGCAATAGAAAGGGTACGAAAAGCCATTAAGCAGGAATATACGTTGGTTGGTTTTGTGATTATTCAGCCCCAGGCTATGCCATTGATGGAAAAAAAATAA
- a CDS encoding MFS transporter, translated as MIASNQTKTVTSNYRGTDKLILGIVLAVITFWLFAQTTLNIAPAMSADLKISHSVNNLAVSITALFSGIFIVVAGGLADRIGRVKITYIGLLLSIIGSLLIVISPSGTALFLLAGRILQGLSAACIMPATLALMKTYYDGKARQRALSFWSIGSWGGSGFCSLFGGLVASTIGWRWIFVISILVAIISYLLIRGTPESKSTTTGKKAFDWAGLIAFIIAMLAINIVIGQGSGLGWLSPAIIICGVIFIISIIVFLRIESKSENGFVDLSLFKNQTFSGATLSNFLLNGAAGTLLVALALVQTEAGLSSLQSGLITVGYLVAILSTIRVGEKLLQKMGPRKPMLLGCYITGMGILLTSFTFLLTKEYIIVAFVGFTLFGVGLGFYATPSTDAALSNVPANMAGSASGIYKMASSLGAAFGVAISAAIFYGLSTLKGVSPMADIFMGRTDNIAVRYAAGLGLLFNVFMVVVAIISIWITVPKESSKQQKNNSE; from the coding sequence ATGATTGCTTCTAATCAAACAAAGACAGTCACATCAAACTACCGTGGAACGGACAAACTTATTCTTGGAATTGTTTTAGCTGTCATCACCTTTTGGCTTTTTGCCCAAACCACATTAAACATTGCACCTGCAATGAGTGCAGATCTAAAAATTAGTCACAGTGTGAACAATCTTGCTGTGAGCATTACGGCATTGTTTTCCGGGATTTTTATTGTTGTAGCCGGTGGACTGGCAGACCGGATAGGCAGGGTGAAAATTACTTATATTGGTTTGCTACTTAGTATTATTGGTTCCCTTCTTATCGTCATCTCACCTTCTGGTACCGCTCTTTTTCTATTAGCCGGACGCATCTTGCAGGGGCTTTCAGCAGCTTGTATCATGCCTGCTACATTGGCGTTGATGAAAACCTACTATGATGGTAAAGCACGCCAGCGGGCACTTAGTTTTTGGTCTATTGGTTCCTGGGGCGGTTCAGGTTTCTGTTCCTTATTTGGTGGGTTGGTGGCCTCCACCATTGGCTGGCGGTGGATTTTCGTTATATCGATTCTTGTCGCTATTATAAGTTATTTATTAATCAGGGGAACACCGGAAAGCAAATCAACGACTACAGGCAAAAAAGCCTTCGATTGGGCAGGACTCATCGCATTCATTATCGCCATGCTGGCCATAAACATTGTAATTGGACAAGGATCGGGCCTTGGCTGGTTAAGCCCTGCCATTATAATTTGCGGCGTCATTTTTATCATATCCATTATTGTTTTTCTCCGGATAGAGAGCAAGAGTGAAAACGGCTTCGTTGATTTATCGCTTTTTAAAAACCAAACATTTTCAGGAGCTACGCTATCCAATTTTCTATTAAACGGTGCTGCCGGTACTCTGCTTGTTGCATTGGCGCTTGTACAAACCGAGGCAGGCTTGTCTTCTTTGCAGTCGGGGTTAATAACTGTTGGTTATTTAGTAGCCATACTTAGCACCATACGGGTGGGCGAAAAATTGCTTCAAAAAATGGGGCCAAGAAAACCGATGTTGCTCGGCTGTTACATAACAGGGATGGGGATCCTGCTTACAAGTTTTACTTTTCTATTGACTAAAGAATATATCATTGTTGCATTTGTTGGGTTTACGTTGTTTGGTGTAGGACTTGGTTTTTATGCTACACCTTCTACCGACGCAGCCCTAAGTAACGTTCCTGCAAATATGGCCGGATCAGCATCAGGCATATATAAGATGGCATCATCCCTGGGTGCTGCCTTTGGCGTTGCCATTTCTGCGGCTATTTTTTACGGGTTAAGCACTCTGAAAGGAGTTTCCCCAATGGCAGATATCTTCATGGGAAGAACTGATAATATAGCAGTAAGATATGCAGCAGGCCTAGGACTGCTTTTTAATGTTTTTATGGTTGTTGTAGCAATAATATCAATATGGATAACAGTTCCTAAAGAATCTTCAAAACAACAAAAAAATAATTCGGAATAA